In one window of Brassica rapa cultivar Chiifu-401-42 chromosome A07, CAAS_Brap_v3.01, whole genome shotgun sequence DNA:
- the LOC103829831 gene encoding protein NRT1/ PTR FAMILY 2.12-like: protein MGTMGLSANFMAYLTNVFHMKLVDASNFFNLWLGLSNLAPLLGAIISDAYVGRFKTIAYASFFSLLGLMTVTLTAWLHQLHPPECNIHRPDSCDRPNKLQLGVLFLGLGFLSIGSGGIRPCSIPFGVDQFDQRTEKGLKGMASYFNWYYLTFSIVLIVSHTVIVYIQDNISWTVGFSIPTGLMACSIVLFFVGMRFYVYVKPEGSAFSSIARVILAARKKRNLKLPVEDDGTVEYYDPPLKPGVLSKLPLTNQYKFLDKAAVNTEGDLTSAVVPVNKWRLCSVQEVEEVKCLIRIIPVWSAGIISVVTMSTQVTFIVPQAMKMDRHMGPHFEIPAGSVSVISFITIGIWLPIYDRVLVPSLWRIRKFRVTLLQRMGIGIVFGIVSMFTAAIVERVRRTQALKMTQVSVFWLAWQLVLMGLSESFNYIGQIEFFNSQFPEHMRSLANSLLPLSFAASHYLTSLLVTTVHKFSGGKDKPDWLDNDLNKGRLDYFYYMIAGLGVVNLVYFWYCARSYQYKAGSQIEDLAEEKSLVD from the exons ATGGGAACGATGGGGTTATCGGCGAATTTCATGGCGTATTTAACCAATGTGTTCCACATGAAGCTAGTGGACGCTTCCAACTTTTTCAATTTGTGGTTAGGTCTCAGCAATTTGGCTCCACTCCTCGGTGCAATAATCTCTGACGCCTACGTTGGCCGCTTCAAGACCATCGCTTACGCCTCCTTTTTCTCCCTTCTC GGACTAATGACAGTGACACTCACTGCCTGGCTGCATCAACTCCACCCACCAGAATGCAACATCCACCGTCCAGATAGCTGCGACCGTCCAAACAAACTCCAGCTCGGAGTATTGTTCCTTGGTCTCGGCTTCCTCTCGATCGGCAGCGGTGGAATACGACCTTGTAGCATCCCTTTCGGTGTGGACCAATTTGACCAACGAACCGAGAAAGGGCTTAAAGGAATGGCCAGTTACTTCAATTGGTACTACTTAACTTTCTCCATCGTTCTCATCGTTTCGCATACCGTCATTGTGTACATACAGGACAACATCAGCTGGACCGTTGGGTTTAGCATTCCAACCGGTTTAATGGCTTGCTCCATCGTTTTGTTCTTTGTTGGTATGCGATTTTACGTGTATGTCAAACCGGAAGGGAGTGCATTCTCTAGTATTGCTCGAGTCATTTTAGCGGCTCGTAAGAAACGGAACCTCAAGCTTCCAGTGGAGGATGACGGAACGGTGGAGTATTATGACCCACCACTTAAACCTGGAGTGTTATCCAAGTTACCACTCACCAACCAATACAA GTTCCTAGACAAAGCGGCGGTGAACACAGAGGGTGATCTGACATCCGCTGTAGTTCCGGTGAATAAGTGGAGGCTATGTAGCGTTCAAGAAGTTGAAGAGGTCAAGTGTTTGATCAGAATCATTCCGGTTTGGTCTGCTGGAATAATCTCCGTTGTTACAATGTCCACGCAAGTAACTTTCATCGTCCCTCAAGCTATGAAAATGGATCGGCACATGGGTCCTCACTTTGAGATCCCGGCAGGTTCCGTGTCCGTCATCTCTTTCATTACAATAGGCATTTGGTTGCCTATCTACGACCGTGTCCTAGTCCCTTCCCTTTGGCGAATCCGCAAGTTCAGGGTCACGCTTCTGCAGCGGATGGGGATAGGGATCGTCTTCGGCATCGTGTCCATGTTCACTGCGGCGATAGTGGAAAGAGTGAGGCGAACACAGGCTTTGAAAATGACGCAGGTGTCGGTGTTTTGGTTGGCGTGGCAGCTGGTTCTGATGGGACTCTCCGAGTCGTTCAACTACATTGGACAGATCGAGTTCTTCAACAGTCAGTTCCCTGAACACATGAGAAGCCTTGCGAACTCTCTGCTTCCGCTCTCCTTTGCCGCATCTCACTACTTAACTAGTCTGCTGGTGACGACGGTGCATAAGTTCTCAGGTGGAAAAGACAAGCCGGACTGGCTGGACAATGACCTTAATAAGGGGAGGCTGGATTACTTCTACTATATGATTGCTGGTTTGGGTGTTGTTAACCTTGTCTACTTCTGGTACTGTGCTCGAAGCTACCAGTACAAGGCCGGTTCACAGATTGAAGATTTGGCAGAGGAGAAATCTCTGGTTGACTAG